From the genome of Haloarcula limicola, one region includes:
- a CDS encoding amino acid permease has translation MSDSGGSVENELDRDIGLIGAISLGMGTMIAAGIFVLSGLAVSNVGAAAIVSFLLAGVVASFTALAYAEFSALYPESGGGYAYVANVFDSDLTYIVGWSIILGYPASAAFYLASFSSWFTRFITPALSLPEAIPYWLSGLVILGLLVGVNLKGTEETGMFQIVVTGLKVTLIALFLAGGLQAFDPTVVQTSLANNITQFGQIGVTTTLVFITFFGFEAIATNAEEIEEPGHNIPRAIFLSMGLVSVIYALVVLVIVFAIQDQTFLLRLADQVGLQGAEAAREYVATHGEVSMAYASQYYLGNIGFWVIIVGALLSMISAANATILAGSRVKLAMSRRGHLPSVFGDLSDRYNTPYASVLFTGGLILLYILVFSVLFGTAPGSEGGSTPLGIHLGFHAIAHFADFMLLAGLIFVNIALIQSRRKEPDLDRSFEVPFVPWIPGIAILANLVLVTQVEQTALYVGLIAEAIGVVFWFGYMRNAREPDESEATETAAVRTARDEISERDREEQLLVPIAQTENVEQLMRTAVDVAENRDAELLVMSAVTVPEQTPLGRADRFIDEERDVVNEAMAFAEDSAVPVHGLVRVGHEPEEIILHTIDQHDSDAVLLGWGGQGRSRQNIALGSTVDEVVREADADVLVERVGDDAGDDVDSILVPTAGGPHAHLAGEVAGAIAASEDATCTFAKVVDPDASEDERETARDQLAEVADSIDRPSVDTKVLEGRDITDRLLEETKTHDVTVVGATRQSRVRQIVFGVIPETLGRKARNITIMTKRRAGKTNRLTGQIRQWVGGD, from the coding sequence ATGAGTGATAGCGGCGGCTCGGTCGAAAACGAACTCGACCGGGATATCGGGCTTATCGGTGCGATTTCGCTCGGGATGGGGACGATGATTGCCGCGGGGATTTTCGTCCTCTCCGGGTTGGCGGTCAGCAACGTCGGTGCCGCTGCTATCGTCTCCTTCCTTCTCGCGGGGGTCGTAGCGAGCTTCACCGCGCTCGCGTACGCCGAGTTCTCGGCGCTGTATCCGGAGAGCGGGGGCGGTTACGCCTACGTGGCGAACGTCTTCGACAGCGACCTCACGTACATCGTCGGTTGGTCGATCATCCTCGGGTATCCGGCGTCGGCGGCGTTCTATCTCGCGTCGTTCTCGAGTTGGTTCACCCGGTTCATCACACCAGCGCTGAGCCTCCCGGAGGCGATTCCCTACTGGCTCTCCGGGCTCGTCATTCTCGGACTGCTCGTCGGAGTCAATCTGAAAGGCACCGAGGAGACGGGGATGTTCCAGATCGTCGTCACCGGCCTGAAGGTCACGCTCATCGCGCTCTTCCTCGCCGGCGGCCTCCAGGCGTTCGACCCGACGGTCGTCCAAACCTCGCTGGCGAATAACATCACGCAGTTCGGACAGATCGGGGTGACGACGACGCTCGTGTTCATCACGTTCTTCGGCTTCGAGGCGATCGCGACGAACGCCGAGGAGATCGAAGAGCCGGGACACAACATCCCCCGCGCCATCTTCCTCTCGATGGGACTCGTCTCGGTGATCTACGCCTTAGTAGTCCTCGTCATCGTCTTCGCGATACAGGACCAGACGTTCCTCCTGCGCCTCGCTGACCAAGTCGGTCTGCAAGGGGCCGAAGCCGCTCGGGAGTACGTCGCCACGCACGGCGAGGTCTCGATGGCGTACGCGTCCCAGTACTATCTGGGCAACATCGGCTTCTGGGTGATCATCGTCGGCGCGCTGCTGTCGATGATCTCCGCCGCGAACGCCACCATTCTCGCGGGGTCCCGCGTCAAGCTCGCGATGAGCCGTCGGGGACACCTCCCGAGCGTGTTCGGTGACCTCAGCGACCGGTACAACACGCCGTACGCGTCGGTGCTGTTCACCGGTGGGCTGATCCTGCTCTACATCCTCGTCTTCAGCGTTCTCTTCGGAACCGCGCCCGGAAGCGAGGGCGGTTCGACCCCGCTCGGGATCCACCTCGGGTTCCACGCGATCGCTCACTTCGCGGACTTCATGCTGCTCGCGGGGCTCATCTTCGTCAACATCGCGCTCATCCAGTCCCGACGGAAGGAACCGGACCTCGACCGCTCGTTCGAGGTGCCGTTCGTCCCGTGGATTCCGGGAATCGCCATCCTCGCGAACCTCGTCCTCGTCACGCAAGTCGAGCAGACCGCGCTCTACGTCGGCCTGATCGCCGAGGCGATCGGCGTCGTCTTCTGGTTCGGGTATATGCGGAACGCGCGCGAGCCGGACGAGAGCGAGGCCACGGAAACGGCAGCGGTCCGCACCGCTCGGGACGAGATATCGGAACGGGACCGCGAGGAGCAACTGCTCGTTCCGATCGCCCAGACCGAAAACGTCGAACAACTGATGCGGACGGCGGTCGACGTCGCCGAAAACCGGGACGCGGAGCTGCTCGTGATGAGCGCCGTCACCGTGCCCGAACAGACGCCGCTCGGGCGAGCGGACCGGTTCATCGACGAGGAGCGAGACGTCGTCAACGAGGCGATGGCGTTCGCCGAGGACTCCGCCGTTCCGGTGCACGGGCTCGTCCGAGTCGGACACGAGCCCGAGGAGATCATCCTCCACACCATCGACCAGCACGACAGCGACGCGGTGCTCTTGGGCTGGGGTGGACAGGGTCGCTCCCGGCAGAACATCGCGCTCGGTAGCACCGTCGACGAGGTGGTTCGTGAGGCCGACGCCGACGTCCTCGTCGAACGGGTGGGCGACGACGCCGGCGACGACGTCGACTCGATCCTCGTGCCGACGGCGGGCGGTCCTCACGCTCACCTCGCGGGCGAAGTCGCCGGCGCTATCGCGGCCTCCGAGGACGCGACGTGTACCTTCGCGAAGGTCGTCGATCCCGACGCGAGCGAGGACGAGCGCGAAACCGCTCGCGACCAGTTGGCGGAGGTCGCCGACAGTATCGACCGACCGTCGGTCGACACGAAGGTCCTCGAAGGGAGGGATATAACCGACCGACTCCTGGAGGAGACCAAAACTCACGACGTGACCGTCGTCGGTGCGACCCGACAGAGCCGCGTTCGACAGATCGTCTTCGGAGTGATTCCGGAGACGCTCGGTCGCAAAGCCCGGAACATCACCATCATGACGAAGCGCCGAGCCGGAAAGACGAACCGCTTGACCGGTCAGATCCGCCAGTGGGTCGGCGGAGACTGA
- a CDS encoding amino acid permease: MVEHTRTLGFPVAFAIGLGTMIAAGIFSLSGIAVYQIGSTAVVAFVLAAIVAGITAASYSEFASIYSENGGGYLFTSRTFEDRDLLTYSIGMSLFLGYTGTTAFYLATMDHWFFRFLIPESIHFLPHGTFGVLAAILLGVLNARGTEESGSFQVIVTAAKVAVLMVFVGGMFASVGVGPAVGEFTGSFQVEPVGTVSVAALAFITFFGFSAIAASAGEIIEPRKTVPRAIAASIVTVTVLYTFVIVAMVNITNVAGRLARSPDEILQLGETAMGAVAQAFIPVTVAGVEVGTYLIVAGAIFSMISASNASILAASGIGSLMGRQGQAPRRLSRIHPQHGTPFWSTATATGVIVVLIVSFLTLFGEDGMLAPIPVGLETSIAGFAVVIEEFALGLNALTGFATLNLLLPLAFVNGALIYSRRKYPDMERGFEVPGVPVIPILGIIANVALIYNLPVVGVAVGLVLTISLIVVYLLWGGAPDTEELFERTVSARSPITANGGATGPDSDAESATADESDDDRFRILVPAGRLDRAATHVKLAATLGKMYDENPIIQVVNVTHIPEQTPSEMVADDANGRVERITETLGGEDIDVEYTVEGHVCRDIAFDILQTARDDEADLIVMGYPEDHPEIAQEVEYEAPCDVLYAQGFDDPTNVSTVNVGAGGGPHHKAALTLVGAMANAGSHINVINVTPSGEGGTAEDATDTVEQLPENGSIDVQEVSASSVAEGLVSTAAENGGPLIIGATRTRELKRWVFGSTPDRVINLAEGANVPVLVYASETGLSQRLGNRLFPVYRYYKQLTTTRRPRGSEQTTD, encoded by the coding sequence ATGGTAGAACATACGCGGACGCTCGGATTCCCCGTGGCCTTCGCGATCGGCCTCGGGACGATGATCGCGGCCGGGATCTTCTCTCTCTCCGGCATCGCGGTGTATCAGATCGGTTCGACGGCGGTCGTCGCGTTCGTTCTCGCGGCTATCGTCGCCGGCATCACCGCGGCATCGTACTCCGAGTTCGCTTCGATCTACTCCGAGAACGGCGGGGGGTATCTGTTCACCTCCCGCACTTTCGAGGACCGCGACTTACTGACGTACAGCATCGGCATGTCCCTCTTCTTGGGATACACCGGCACGACCGCCTTCTATCTCGCGACGATGGACCACTGGTTCTTCCGGTTCCTGATACCCGAGAGCATCCACTTCCTCCCTCACGGCACGTTCGGCGTGCTCGCGGCGATTCTACTGGGCGTGCTCAACGCCCGCGGGACCGAGGAGTCGGGCTCGTTCCAGGTCATCGTGACCGCCGCGAAGGTCGCCGTCCTGATGGTCTTCGTCGGCGGCATGTTCGCGAGCGTCGGCGTCGGGCCGGCGGTCGGCGAGTTCACCGGGAGCTTCCAGGTCGAACCCGTCGGCACCGTCTCCGTGGCCGCGCTCGCGTTCATCACGTTCTTCGGCTTCTCGGCCATCGCGGCCTCGGCCGGTGAGATCATCGAGCCGCGCAAGACTGTCCCGCGGGCGATCGCGGCCTCGATCGTCACCGTCACGGTCCTCTACACGTTCGTCATCGTGGCGATGGTGAACATCACGAACGTGGCCGGGCGGCTGGCGCGCTCGCCCGACGAGATTCTGCAACTGGGCGAGACGGCGATGGGCGCGGTCGCACAGGCGTTCATCCCGGTCACCGTCGCCGGCGTCGAAGTCGGCACGTACCTCATCGTCGCCGGCGCGATCTTCAGCATGATCTCGGCGTCGAACGCGTCGATCCTCGCCGCTTCGGGCATCGGCTCGCTGATGGGCCGCCAGGGGCAAGCGCCCCGGCGGCTCTCGCGCATCCACCCGCAGCACGGGACGCCGTTCTGGAGCACGGCGACGGCGACGGGCGTCATCGTCGTGCTCATCGTCTCGTTCCTCACGCTGTTCGGCGAGGACGGGATGCTCGCGCCGATCCCGGTGGGTCTCGAGACGAGCATCGCCGGATTCGCCGTCGTCATCGAAGAGTTCGCGCTCGGGCTGAACGCGCTGACGGGCTTCGCGACGCTCAACCTCCTGCTGCCGCTGGCGTTCGTCAACGGCGCGCTCATCTACTCGCGCCGGAAGTACCCCGACATGGAGCGCGGGTTCGAGGTGCCCGGCGTGCCCGTGATACCGATTCTGGGGATCATCGCGAACGTCGCGCTGATCTACAACCTCCCGGTCGTCGGCGTCGCCGTCGGACTGGTGTTGACGATCTCGCTCATCGTCGTCTACCTCCTCTGGGGCGGCGCGCCCGACACCGAAGAGCTGTTCGAACGCACCGTCTCCGCGCGCTCGCCCATCACCGCCAACGGCGGTGCCACGGGACCCGATAGCGACGCGGAATCGGCGACCGCCGACGAGAGCGATGACGACCGCTTCCGGATTCTCGTTCCGGCCGGGCGATTAGACCGGGCGGCGACGCACGTCAAACTCGCGGCGACGCTCGGGAAGATGTACGACGAGAACCCGATCATACAGGTCGTCAACGTCACGCACATCCCGGAGCAGACGCCCAGCGAGATGGTCGCCGACGACGCGAACGGGCGCGTAGAGCGGATCACGGAGACGCTCGGTGGCGAAGATATCGACGTCGAATACACGGTGGAGGGCCACGTCTGCCGGGACATCGCGTTCGACATCCTCCAGACCGCCCGCGACGACGAAGCGGATCTGATCGTGATGGGGTATCCCGAGGACCACCCGGAAATCGCACAGGAGGTAGAGTACGAGGCACCCTGTGACGTCCTCTACGCCCAAGGGTTCGACGACCCGACGAACGTTTCGACGGTCAACGTCGGCGCTGGCGGCGGCCCCCATCACAAGGCGGCCCTCACGCTCGTCGGCGCGATGGCGAACGCGGGCTCTCACATCAACGTCATCAACGTCACGCCGTCCGGCGAGGGCGGGACCGCCGAGGACGCGACGGACACGGTCGAGCAACTCCCGGAGAACGGATCGATAGACGTCCAAGAGGTCTCCGCGTCGTCGGTCGCCGAGGGGCTCGTCTCGACCGCTGCAGAAAACGGCGGGCCGCTCATCATCGGAGCCACCCGGACCCGTGAACTGAAGCGGTGGGTCTTCGGAAGTACGCCGGATCGCGTGATCAACTTAGCCGAAGGCGCGAACGTGCCGGTACTTGTATACGCAAGTGAGACGGGGCTCTCGCAACGGCTCGGGAACCGGCTCTTCCCGGTGTACCGGTATTACAAACAGTTAACGACGACGCGCCGTCCGAGGGGGAGCGAGCAGACGACTGACTGA
- a CDS encoding ferritin-like domain-containing protein produces the protein MAPSDLHDLFMHNLEDIYYAENELLDALDELESQTENEEIASAFSEHREETQGHIDRLEEAFDVLGKEPEREECEGIEGLIEEHEEFADEDPTQDVLDVHNLIAAQKTEHYEIAAYGTLAMLADRLGEDEVGDLLHENLEEEKDALDELSSLAEEFDYGQIAAD, from the coding sequence ATGGCACCGTCTGACCTGCACGACCTGTTCATGCACAACCTCGAAGACATCTACTACGCCGAGAACGAGCTCCTCGACGCGCTCGACGAGCTGGAGAGCCAGACGGAGAACGAGGAGATCGCCTCGGCCTTCAGCGAGCACCGCGAGGAGACGCAGGGCCACATCGACCGGCTGGAGGAAGCCTTCGACGTCCTCGGCAAGGAACCCGAGCGCGAGGAGTGTGAGGGCATCGAGGGCCTCATCGAGGAGCACGAGGAGTTCGCCGACGAGGACCCCACGCAGGACGTGCTCGACGTCCACAACCTCATCGCCGCCCAGAAGACCGAACACTACGAGATCGCCGCCTACGGGACCCTGGCGATGCTCGCCGACCGGCTCGGCGAGGACGAGGTCGGCGACCTCCTCCACGAGAACTTAGAAGAGGAGAAGGACGCCCTCGACGAGCTCTCCTCGCTCGCGGAGGAGTTCGACTACGGGCAGATCGCCGCCGACTGA
- a CDS encoding DUF389 domain-containing protein, with protein sequence MKLIQLFVPTEDRTAVRDELAEMNVEFVFADEDTHRGGSIAQIPVPSGAVDTVLARLYDVGLDEDTYTVVTDVDRATVPNVDELTEKYVDGPKGDRGASHPEIRERAADLTPDTATYVAFAALSAIVAVGGLLLDSAIVIVGAMVIAPFAGSTLSASVGLVISDREMVVDSVSSQVVGLVIAYVGAVAMGVFLQQTGFVPSTLSVSLVTQVAAFATPNSLTLAIAIAAGLAGALALATDLPVSIAGVAVAAAIVPAAAAAGIGTAWGEPLLVLGAVVLLLMNIVFINLAAYLALVSLGYRSSVIRSVRENAAVSVRSGAYAVVIVAFAVVIALTSVGTYQHVVYEQEVNQEVEEVLADPTYSSLELVSVKTGYNDMNLLGRDESVTVTVSRSSDAQYELLDENVQSNVSRATDRPVTVQVRFLDFQRAQAQSQGTDETPQVDGWGTRVADWAGAAWERLTGAVGTAGGIQCAGGC encoded by the coding sequence ATGAAACTCATTCAGTTGTTCGTCCCCACCGAGGACCGCACGGCGGTGCGGGACGAACTGGCGGAGATGAACGTCGAGTTCGTCTTCGCCGACGAGGACACGCACCGGGGCGGCAGTATCGCGCAGATACCGGTCCCCTCGGGCGCGGTCGATACCGTCCTCGCGCGGCTGTACGACGTCGGGCTCGACGAGGACACCTACACCGTCGTCACGGACGTCGACCGCGCGACGGTCCCGAACGTCGACGAGTTGACCGAGAAGTACGTCGACGGGCCGAAGGGCGACCGCGGCGCGTCCCACCCGGAGATCCGAGAGCGCGCGGCGGACCTCACGCCCGATACCGCGACCTACGTCGCCTTCGCAGCGCTGAGCGCCATCGTCGCGGTCGGCGGGCTCTTACTCGACTCGGCCATCGTCATCGTCGGCGCGATGGTCATCGCGCCCTTCGCCGGGTCGACGCTCTCGGCGAGCGTCGGCCTCGTCATCAGCGACCGCGAGATGGTCGTCGACAGCGTCTCCTCGCAGGTCGTCGGGCTGGTCATCGCCTACGTCGGCGCGGTGGCGATGGGCGTGTTCTTACAGCAGACCGGGTTCGTCCCGTCGACGCTCAGCGTCTCGCTGGTCACGCAGGTGGCCGCCTTCGCCACGCCGAATTCGCTGACGCTGGCGATCGCCATCGCGGCCGGCCTCGCGGGCGCGCTCGCGCTGGCGACGGACCTCCCGGTCTCCATCGCCGGCGTGGCCGTCGCCGCGGCTATCGTCCCCGCCGCCGCCGCCGCCGGCATCGGAACGGCGTGGGGCGAACCGCTCCTCGTCCTCGGCGCGGTCGTGCTCCTCCTGATGAACATCGTCTTCATCAACCTCGCGGCCTACCTCGCGCTCGTCTCGCTCGGCTACCGCTCGTCGGTCATCCGGAGCGTCCGCGAGAACGCGGCCGTCTCGGTCCGGTCGGGCGCGTACGCGGTCGTCATCGTCGCCTTCGCCGTCGTCATCGCGCTGACGAGCGTCGGCACGTATCAGCACGTCGTCTACGAACAGGAGGTCAATCAGGAGGTAGAGGAGGTGCTGGCCGATCCGACCTACAGTTCGCTCGAACTGGTCAGCGTCAAGACGGGGTACAACGACATGAACCTCCTCGGCCGCGACGAGTCGGTCACGGTCACGGTCAGTCGGTCGAGCGACGCCCAGTACGAACTACTCGACGAGAACGTCCAGTCGAACGTCTCCCGGGCGACCGACCGCCCGGTGACGGTGCAGGTCCGGTTCCTCGACTTCCAACGGGCACAGGCCCAGTCGCAGGGAACAGACGAAACGCCGCAGGTCGACGGGTGGGGGACCCGTGTCGCCGACTGGGCCGGCGCGGCGTGGGAGCGACTGACCGGTGCGGTCGGCACCGCGGGCGGTATCCAGTGTGCCGGCGGCTGTTGA
- a CDS encoding cation:proton antiporter: protein MDPVVLAVETSPIESLLLELLPVFIIAAGVGIFVAKIGRFPYTIALLLAGFAVSVLGADIDINLTHDLILLVLLPPLLFEGAATTDLDRLRRNVGPVLAMAVVGLVVSVALLGYIGQYAFGFPLLIALLFAAMALPTDPVSVLALFEELGAPERLSVLVEGESLVNDGVGVVIFSTFFVLIQEGADPAELFTFGGLTELGLQMVVSSVGGLLVGFAAGYAVYTVMANLDENMTETVLAFILAYGSFLLAEHYLGVSGVIATVVSGLLIGNRGAEKAMTPQTKITVFNSLETGAFIVNTFIFLMIGVETPIGDFLRYGEHVLIAIPLVLAARAAAVYPLTALVNRVTEPEVPMGYQHVMLWGGLHGSIPIALVLGLPNDFPLRQQLLAMVFGVAAFSLVVQGLSMGSLLNRLGVVTRSDAEELYELLVGRARAVDAALEAAEELDASGDIPTEVYQDFKGEYTREKEDLNDAIAELLREHGELRHEQVLQGERRVLTEEKSAIMDATREGIIADDIAERLLEETNLKLDRVRGGETTVQADREGYEEFWRSRADEFGLEIDETEGETGTESETETEGETESDEGAASPS, encoded by the coding sequence ATGGACCCGGTCGTGCTCGCCGTCGAGACCAGCCCCATCGAGAGCCTGTTGCTGGAGCTGTTACCCGTCTTCATCATCGCGGCCGGCGTCGGGATCTTCGTCGCCAAGATCGGGCGCTTTCCCTACACCATCGCGCTCCTGCTCGCCGGGTTCGCCGTCTCGGTGCTCGGGGCCGACATCGACATCAACCTCACGCACGACCTCATCCTGCTGGTGCTCCTGCCGCCGCTGCTGTTCGAGGGCGCGGCGACGACGGACTTGGACCGCCTGCGGCGCAACGTCGGCCCGGTGCTGGCGATGGCCGTCGTCGGGCTGGTCGTCTCCGTCGCCCTGCTCGGCTACATCGGTCAGTACGCCTTCGGGTTCCCGCTGCTCATCGCGCTCCTGTTCGCGGCGATGGCGCTCCCGACCGACCCCGTGAGCGTCCTCGCGCTCTTCGAGGAACTGGGCGCGCCGGAGCGCCTCTCCGTGCTCGTCGAGGGCGAGTCGCTCGTCAACGACGGCGTCGGCGTCGTCATCTTCTCGACCTTCTTCGTCCTGATACAGGAGGGAGCCGATCCGGCCGAGCTGTTCACGTTCGGCGGGCTGACCGAACTGGGACTGCAGATGGTCGTCTCCAGCGTCGGCGGCCTGCTCGTCGGCTTCGCGGCCGGCTACGCCGTCTACACCGTGATGGCGAACCTAGACGAGAACATGACCGAGACGGTGCTGGCCTTCATCCTCGCCTACGGCTCCTTCCTGCTGGCCGAGCACTACCTCGGCGTCTCCGGCGTGATAGCGACGGTCGTCTCGGGGCTGCTCATCGGCAACCGCGGCGCGGAGAAGGCGATGACCCCACAGACGAAAATCACCGTCTTCAACTCGCTGGAGACCGGCGCGTTCATCGTCAACACGTTCATCTTCCTGATGATCGGCGTCGAGACGCCCATCGGCGACTTCCTCCGGTACGGCGAGCACGTCCTCATCGCCATCCCGCTCGTGCTCGCCGCCCGGGCCGCGGCGGTCTACCCGCTGACGGCGCTGGTCAACCGCGTCACGGAACCCGAGGTCCCGATGGGCTACCAGCACGTGATGCTGTGGGGCGGCCTCCACGGGTCGATTCCGATCGCGCTCGTGCTCGGCCTGCCCAACGACTTCCCGCTCCGACAGCAGTTACTGGCGATGGTGTTCGGCGTCGCCGCCTTCTCGCTGGTCGTCCAGGGCCTGTCGATGGGCTCCCTGCTGAACCGGCTGGGCGTCGTTACCCGGTCGGACGCCGAGGAGCTGTACGAACTCCTCGTCGGCCGCGCTCGCGCGGTGGACGCGGCGCTCGAGGCCGCCGAAGAGCTGGACGCCAGCGGCGACATCCCGACGGAGGTGTACCAGGACTTCAAGGGAGAGTACACCCGGGAGAAGGAAGACCTCAACGACGCCATCGCCGAACTGCTCCGCGAACACGGCGAACTGCGCCACGAGCAGGTGTTACAGGGCGAGCGCCGGGTCCTCACCGAGGAGAAGAGCGCCATCATGGACGCCACGAGAGAGGGCATCATCGCCGACGACATCGCCGAACGGCTCCTGGAGGAGACGAACCTCAAGCTCGATCGGGTTCGGGGCGGCGAGACGACCGTGCAGGCCGACCGCGAGGGGTACGAGGAGTTCTGGCGCTCGCGGGCCGACGAGTTCGGACTGGAGATCGACGAGACCGAGGGCGAGACGGGGACCGAAAGCGAGACCGAGACCGAAGGCGAGACGGAGAGCGACGAGGGCGCGGCCAGTCCGTCCTGA
- a CDS encoding formate/nitrite transporter family protein, whose translation MSQESEPSETLAYTRILETEIESALREFERPTSGLALSGLSAGLNVSFGALFMAMALTFMGPSQSGFLRQLILANASAIGFVLVVLGQTELFTAHTTMGILPLLDGRGSVRQLGRLWVIVYGSNLVGCAAFAVLMATVGPAMGIVEPAAVGTLAANLVPFPPRTILLSGVIAGWLMGMVTWLISAARNTVAQFLFVWLITAGIGFGPFHHCLLGSTEVLAALLLDQGVTIGEYAYFLGWTTLGNVLGGSVFVALLNYGQAVRGGEPKDVDVDAHQE comes from the coding sequence ATGTCTCAGGAGAGCGAACCCAGCGAGACGCTCGCATACACGCGGATACTGGAGACGGAGATAGAGAGCGCGCTTCGGGAGTTCGAACGACCGACGTCGGGGCTCGCTCTCTCCGGGTTGTCGGCCGGCCTCAACGTCAGCTTCGGGGCGCTGTTCATGGCGATGGCGCTGACGTTCATGGGGCCGTCTCAATCGGGGTTCCTCCGGCAACTGATACTGGCGAACGCCTCGGCCATCGGGTTCGTCCTCGTCGTCCTCGGACAGACGGAGCTGTTCACCGCCCACACGACGATGGGAATCCTCCCGCTGCTCGACGGGCGCGGGAGCGTCCGGCAACTCGGTCGGCTCTGGGTGATCGTCTACGGGTCGAACCTCGTCGGCTGCGCCGCGTTCGCCGTACTGATGGCGACCGTCGGCCCGGCGATGGGGATCGTAGAGCCCGCGGCCGTCGGGACGCTCGCGGCGAACCTCGTCCCGTTTCCCCCGCGGACGATCCTCCTGAGCGGCGTCATCGCCGGGTGGCTTATGGGGATGGTGACGTGGCTCATCTCGGCCGCCAGAAACACCGTGGCGCAGTTCCTCTTCGTCTGGCTCATCACGGCCGGCATCGGCTTCGGACCGTTTCACCACTGCCTCCTCGGTTCGACCGAGGTCCTCGCCGCGCTGCTCTTAGACCAGGGCGTGACTATCGGCGAGTACGCCTACTTCCTCGGCTGGACGACGCTCGGCAACGTCCTCGGGGGCAGCGTGTTCGTGGCGCTGTTGAACTACGGCCAGGCCGTCAGAGGCGGCGAGCCGAAAGACGTCGACGTGGACGCGCACCAGGAGTGA